In Haematobia irritans isolate KBUSLIRL chromosome 1, ASM5000362v1, whole genome shotgun sequence, a genomic segment contains:
- the LOC142222071 gene encoding uncharacterized protein LOC142222071 — protein MDDRKSSKSDARHQSGGEGGRSSKSSSKSSSKSSKYAERSNSRDNSTSMAIQKYNPNMRFIRKSVVETPSRSVTTNYLELETEFPRDYDDNIEMLSREAEHLEEQFRTPTRTSTTDLTATADIVLRPVTPTPTRIVRPEIVEIYRTKEPLDTTDKETKSKGQKHSKRVGFKVEEKIEEQTAECSVVAKGTSTLSSIEESSQSQIQIPVVEELQAADITPESPQEEEQKENLQVVKPSSSTTPATATTVPVSITTSSAKDDDDEPVAMSPCGRFFKYDKEVGRGSFKTVYRGLDTETGVAVAWCELLDKQVKKSERKRFREEADMLKKLQHPNIVRFYTYWEFSVARKKNIVLVTELMLSGTLKSYLKRFKKINPKVLKSWCRQILKGLHFLHTRPLPIIHRDLKCDNIFITGTTGSVKIGDLGLATLKNRSHAKSVIGTPEFMAPEMYEEHYDESVDVYAFGMCMLEMAVSEYPYSECKGPAQIYKKVISGIKPAALSKVEDPKVREIIEKCIELKKEDRPKCKDLLNSEFFEEDIGIRVEPTSTEAFLENPDNNVIEFRLRFLDPKKRSSKHKENEAIQFEYDVKNDDCEQLCDDMKQENIITEEDARAIVRLLKVQVFSLLKERVQRQTQFQLQNEKSRLEKIALQKQREMLPENVEEEEEEEEADSEEDDALHEGTSEDVTGRNIAQNHGTKSSQRQQTQFQATTSSQLDDHNQLQSMQRPQNYLPLQTQEITSSGQQDDQGTTTATTVVTSPTTAPTTQPQFYNTQMTLASSLNAILQQPSSQTFSQQQPQSHTQLNSQQSQIEFPQQLQTQLEFVSQQPSHNDVPQQQQQQTPSLQQQMPQYEVQQQQIPILQQQQSQMEYINQSNQVPQYEFISQPTHQAAQQSVPQVEYIQQAQYNYVPQPTHLQNSQTSQHQQLVTGQSSHQTGGLGSNVETVQGLLSAEGNLSNTAPTQLLQQQPSQIEYIQQTNLGQQQNQSQPEIISQNSNNEFGSQPISNSQQVQYDSQQTLNSQGQNLQTPPIQQQQNQLEFSTQQGYNSTPSAQLQTQMDSQPPQYIANLPQTTSEFQTNSQPTQQHTHVNFPPSVYQTQQSQSPAQNTQIQFSMQDQQPQVTATQLASESSHEASPSIQQQVPLFEAATNITNSNNGGIVIPPVNVTSVDQSHITTMANGSLPNTSCDSKQLPVEAPVANVSNTSINEAPLPVNSAVPPSLQQIIQVTNSNMMTSSQPIQSTTVNSHANDVRDSANLIDADMASRKTSTASEYTTISSDYSPENTITPNSVFPPRHISSQQYFEMGQASDFALNEYPNVNIIKDTLQDIRREDVGNVSSDECPTENSSPPYDVRGSSAKKSNTPDSSGTRKISRFFVNPVVLSSSTTVEETQGQGAVDNRTPSGSSDVGVQQNNNTSGTSAPLYVTPSGEEGSNAATLPTNGNTNHSLEQLKIELENITHAQAFASAIVASINNDHLQQQSSQQQLTPSQQQQQQLNVQTDDDTPTGPLSSTRTTSTFNSRRTSLDNSGCNEIQNALTHLGDLNDIGTATIGPSSNHLQSSAIPNLQQPILANSGITEPIANILERIEKHPLSKQNSLENSNFPPLSSGSVESTITTNTNVQRLGALSQTSIADLEKKLAALRNVEMTDEILLEQQQTENELNARRVSRFCVSRVKEAGNSETTTEQDTTPTQEQVPILRPTIDLQAANNMYNTPTELLSPSSITYQPLGGPLANVAASVKPAAAVVMPMHAQPAAVPSAVYNLEPAAQLQHQLQQQIQQQLQRSNAMQAEGTQLMTGFSQQQQSSQPQQQQVQKTFGNQASMVATGQSVNPQQQQQQQQQIALPFVTPIQQSTALHPYPYISQELVESTQRLSLIAPEENAMSLAATHPNLLPTVIQSDIKHNLDSLVSQLCSTRLGNTQHQRLLLLRQRQLIEEDELRLKHYVEYEKFQKAMRQSSAEMIHPHQTAPAMLYIQPTTINQQGYINLSSGFLPNFGPTGPSYPLTHFQQHQQHLINANIQTSAMSGYALMINPQLATMQTPPVAASAATVVQQQPQSQIHQQHPQYAIMGNVGAVPSQQTPPPPPTNSVIGSTLHQSSMSQQSGLSSATLHNGIVFGQD, from the exons ATGGATGATAGAAAATCGTCTAAATCCGATGCAAGGCATCAAAGCGGTGGTGAAGGTGGTAGATCTTCAAAGTCATCGTCGAAGTCATCATCTAAATCGAGTAAATATGCTGAGCGTTCTAATAGCCGCGATAATTCTACATCGATGGCCATTCAAAAGTATAATCCCAACATGCGGTTCATCCGCAAAAGTGTTGTCGAAACCCCCTCACGTAGTGTTACCACAAATTATTTGGAATTGGAGACGGAATTTCCGAGAGATTACGATGACAACATCGAAATGCTATCTCGAGAAGCAGAGCATTTGGAGGAACAATTTCGCACTCCAACCCGTACCAGCACTACAGACTTGACGGCAACGGCAGATATAGTGCTGCGTCCTGTAACGCCCACACCTACTCGCATTGTAAGGCCTGAGATTGTGGAGATATACAGAACTAAAGAGCCATTGGATACTACCGATAAAGAGACAAAATCCAAAGGTCAAAAACACTCGAAACGAGTTGGCTTTAAagtggaagaaaaaattgaggAACAAACAGCCGAATGTAGTGTAGTGGCCAAGGGTACCTCTACACTGTCTAGTATTGAGGAAAGTTCTCAAAGCCAGATTCAGATTCCAGTAGTCGAGGAGCTGCAAGCGGCTGATATAACCCCAGAGAGTCCTCAAGAGGAAGAACAGAAAGAAAACTTGCAAGTAGTAAAACCATCAAGTTCCACTACACCAGCAACAGCAACTACAGTTCCAGTGTCCATAACtacaagttccgctaaagatgatgatgatgagccGGTGGCGATGTCGCCATGTGGACGATTTTTTAAATATGACAAAGAAGTCGGTCGTGGTAGTTTTAAGACGGTCTATCGGGGTCTTGATACAGAAACTGGGGTGGCGGTGGCTTGGTGTGAATTGCTTgataaacaagttaaaaaaagtgaaagaaAGCGATTCAGGGAGGAGGCTGACATGCTGAAAAAACTCCAACATCCGAATATTGTGCGTTTCTATACCTATTGGGAGTTTAGTGTGGCTCGAAAAAAGAATATTGTTCTTGTAACCGAACTTATGCTTTCCGGTACCCTCAAGTCTTATCTCAAGAGATTCAAGAAAATCAACCCTAAGGTGTTGAAGTCCTGGTGTCGACAGATTCTCAAAGGTTTGCACTTCTTACACACTAGACCCCTGCCAATCATCCATCGTGACCTCAAGTGTGACAACATATTCATAACTGGTACCACAGGAAGTGTTAAAATCGGAGATTTGGGTTTAGCCACGCTCAAAAATCGTTCTCACGCAAAGTCAGTTATTGGTACTCCAGAATTTATGGCACCCGAAATGTACGAGGAGCACTATGATGAATCTGTAGATGTTTATGCCTTTGGCATGTGCATGTTGGAGATGGCTGTTTCGGAATATCCCTACAGTGAATGCAAAGGCCCTGCTCAGATCTATAAGAAGGTTATATCTGGTATCAAACCAGCAGCACTGAGCAAGGTCGAAGATCCGAAAGTAAGGGAGATCATAGAGAAATGCATTGAATTGAAAAAGGAGGATAGGCCAAAATGTAAGGACCTATTGAAttctgaatttttcgaggaggaTATTGGCATACGTGTTGAACCCACATCAACAGAGGCGTTTTTGGAAAATCCCGATAACAATGTCATTGAGTTCCGTTTACGTTTCTTGGATCCCAAGAAACGTTCTTCAAAACACAAGGAAAACGAAGCCATCCAGTTTGAATATGATGTAAAGAATGATGATTGTGAGCAGTTGTGTGACGATATGAAACAGGAGAATATCATAACCGAGGAAGATGCTAGAGCTATAGTCAGACTATTGAAGGTTCAGGTATTCTCTTTACTTAAGGAACGTGTGCAGCGGCAAACTCAATTTCAGTTGCAAAACGAGAAATCTCGCTTGGAGAAGATAGCATTACAAAAGCAAAGGGAAATGTTGCCGGAAAATGTCGAAGAAGAGGAGGAAGAAGAAGAGGCTGACTCTGAAGAAGATGATGCGCTTCATGAGGGGACAAGTGAAGATGTCACTGGACGCAACATTGCACAAAACCATGGCACAAAGTCAAGCCAAAGACAACAGACTCAATTTCAAGCAACGACATCTAGTCAACTGGATGACCATAATCAGTTACAGTCTATGCAACGTCCTCAAAACTATCTTCCTCTCCAGACTCAGGAGATAACATCTTCAGGGCAGCAAGACGATCAAGGGACTACGACGGCAACAACAGTTGTGACTTCTCCCACAACAGCTCCCACTACACAACCCCAGTTCTATAATACTCAAATGACTTTGGCTTCCTCTTTGAATGCAATACTGCAACAACCTTCAAGCCAGACATTCTCGCAGCAGCAGCCACAGTCTCATACACAGTTAAATAGCCAACAGTCTCAAATAGAATTTCCACAGCAGTTACAAACGCAGCTTGAATTTGTTTCACAGCAGCCATCACACAACGATgttccacaacaacaacaacaacaaaccccATCATTACAGCAGCAAATGCCCCAGTATGAagttcaacaacaacaaattccaATATTGCAGCAACAACAAAGTCAAATGGAATATATAAATCAATCTAACCAAGTGCCCCAGTACGAATTTATCTCTCAACCAACACACCAAGCCGCACAACAATCAGTGCCTCAGGTGGAGTATATTCAACAGGCCCAGTACAATTATGTACCACAACCAACTCATCTTCAAAACTCTCAAACTTCTCAACATCAACAGCTTGTAACGGGACAGTCATCACATCAGACTGGAGGACTAGGTTCCAATGTTGAAACAGTACAAGGTCTTCTTTCCGCTGAAGGAAATTTATCGAATACAGCACCAACACAG ttaCTGCAACAACAACCGTCGCAGATCGAATATATCCAGCAAACTAATTTAGGACAGCAGCAGAATCAATCACAACCGGaaattatttctcaaaattccaaTAACGAATTCGGATCTCAACCCATTTCAAATTCACAGCAAGTTCAGTATGATTCACAGCAGACTCTCAATTCTCAGGGTCAAAATTTACAAACGCCTCCCATACAACAGCAACAAAATCAATTGGAATTTTCCACACAACAAGGTTATAACTCAACGCCTTCTGCCCAACTTCAGACTCAGATGGATTCTCAACCACCACAATATATAGCCAATCTTCCGCAAACCACATcggaatttcaaacaaattcccAACCAACTCAACAGCACACTCATGTTAATTTCCCTCCTTCCGTCTATCAAACACAGCAATCGCAATCTCCAGCCCAAAATAcccaaatacaattttctatgcaagATCAGCAGCCACAGGTTACTGCAACACAACTAGCTTCGGAATCTTCCCACGAAGCATCTCCATCTATTCAACAGCAGGTACCTTTGTTTGAAGCAGCGACAAATATAACAAACAGTAACAACGGAGGAATAGTTATACCTCCGGTAAATGTAACTTCGGTTGATCAAAGCCATATCACTACCATGGCAAATGGTTCATTGCCCAATACTAGCTGTGACTCTAAGCAATTACCGGTGGAGGCACCAGTGGCTAATGTGTCAAATACTAGTATCAATGAAGCTCCTTTACCGGTCAATAGTGCAGTTCCACCATCTCTGCAGCAAATTATTCAAGTTACTAATTCGAATATGATGACTTCTTCCCAGCCAATCCAATCAACAACAGTCAATTCTCATGCGAACGATGTTCGTGATTCTGCCAATCTAATTGATGCAGATATGGCATCTCGCAAAACTAGCACTGCTTCGGAATACACTACTATATCATCGGATTATTCACCAGAAAACACAATAACACCAAACTCTGTATTTCCACCACGACACATTAGTAGCcaacaatatttcgaaatggGTCAAGCTAGTGACTTTGCCCTTAATGAATATCCTAATGTGAATATTATAAAAGATACTTTGCAGGATATACGAAGAGAGGATGTGGGTAATGTGAGTAGCGATGAATGCCCCACGGAGAATTCTTCGCCTCCATACGATGTCCGAGGAAGTTCTGCAAAGAAATCAAACACACCAGATAGCAGTGGGACACGAAAAATTTCCCGGTTTTTCGTTAATCCGGTTGTTCTATCCAGTTCGACAACTGTGGAGGAAACACAAGGACAGGGAGCAGTTGACAATAGAACTCCTTCCGGCTCCAGTGATGTGGGTGTGCAGCAAAATAATAATACATCAGGGACTTCGGCCCCTCTGTATGTTACACCCTCAGGTGAAGAAGGCAGCAATGCTGCCACTCTTCCAACGAATGGAAATACTAATCACTCTCTGGAGCAATTGAAAATAGAACTGGAGAATATCACACATGCCCAGGCATTCGCTTCGGCCATAGTGGCTTCCATAAACAACGATCATTTGCAGCAACAAAGCTCGCAGCAGCAATTGACACCTagccaacaacagcaacaacaacttaATGTCCAAACTGATGACGATACACCCACAGGGCCTTTGAGTTCCACACGAACAACCTCTACATTTAATTCAAGACGAACATCTTTGGATAACAGTGGCTGCAATGAAATACAAAATGCTTTAACGCATTTGGGTGATTTGAATGATATTGGAACGGCAACAATAGGTCCATCTTCAAACCACTTACAGAGTTCAGCAATACCAAATCTTCAACAGCCAATTCTTGCAAATAGTGGCATCACTGAGCCAATAGCCAATATTCTCGAGCGTATTGAAAAGCATCCACTCTCCAAGCAGAATAGCCTGGAAAATTCCAATTTTCCCCCATTATCCAGTGGTAGTGTAGAGTCAACTATAACCACAAATACAAATGTGCAACGTCTAGGTGCTCTAAGTCAAACTAGTATTGCTGATCTGGAAAAGAAATTGGCGGCCTTGAGGAACGTAGAAATGACTGATGAAATTTTACTCGAGCAACAGCAAACTGAAAATGAACTCAATGCCCGCAGGGTTTCACGTTTTTGTGTTAGTCGTGTAAAAGAAGCAGGAAACTCGGAAACAACGACAGAACAAGACACAACACCCACACAGGAACAGGTACCAATTCTAAGACCTACCATAGACCTACAGGCGGCCAATAATATGTACAATACACCAACTGAATTGCTGTCACCTTCATCCATAACCTATCAGCCTTTGGGAGGACCCTTAGCAAATGTAGCCGCATCTGTAAAACCTGCGGCAGCCGTTGTAATGCCAATGCATGCTCAACCTGCGGCAGTGCCATCAGCAGTATATAATCTTGAGCCTGCAGCTCAATTACAACATCaattacaacaacaaatacAGCAACAACTGCAAAGATCGAATGCCATGCAAGCTGAAGGAACTCAATTGATGACAGGATTCTCACAACAGCAACAGTCGTCGCAACCACAACAACAGCAAGTTCAAAAAACGTTCGGCAATCAAGCATCTATGGTAGCAACAGGTCAAAGCGTTAAcccacaacagcagcagcagcaacaacaacaaatagcaCTACCTTTCGTTACACCCATCCAACAATCGACAGCGCTACACCCTTATCCTTATATATCGCAAGAGCTTGTTGAGAGTACACAACGTTTGTCATTGATAGCTCCAGAGGAAAATGCCATGTCTTTGGCAGCCACACATCCTAATTTATTGCCCACAGTCATACAATCTGACATCAAGCATAACTTGGACTCGTTGGTTAGTCAGCTTTGTAGCACTCGCTTGGGAAATACTCAACATCAACGTTTACTACTTCTAAGGCAGAGACAATTGATCGAAGAGGATGAGTTACGATTGAAGCATTATGTCGAATATGAAAAGTTCCAGAAGGCCATGCGTCAATCATCTGCCGAAATGATACATCCCCATCAGACCGCCCCTGCTATGCTCTATATTCAACCAACAACAATAAATCAACAAGGCTATATAAATTTAAGCAGTGGATTTCTGCCAAATTTTGGTCCCACTGGACCCTCGTATCCTCTAACACACTTTCAACAGCATCAGCAACATTTGATAAATGCCAATATCCAAACATCGGCCATGTCGGGATATGCTTTAATGATCAATCCACAATTGGCCACAATGCAGACACCTCCAGTTGCAGCTTCAGCAGCCACTGTTGTGCAACAACAACCTCAATCCCAAATACATCAGCAGCATCCTCAGTACGCCATAATGGGAAATGTAGGAGCGGTACCGAGCCAACAAACACCGCCACCTCCACCCACAAATTCTGTTATCGGATCAACACTTCATCAATCTAGCATGTCCCAACAATCAGGCCTATCATCCGCAACACTTCATAATGGTATAGTTTTTGGGCAAGACTAG